The nucleotide sequence TTCGCCTAGAAACTTGACTTTGTGATATGTGAAGCCTATTCCCAACAACCCAGTCCGGCAACTCTTCTTTGTATTTTAATATTAAAGGCTCATATAGATATTGATGTAAGCTTTCTATATTGTCACCTATAATAACACTATCTACTTCTATATTTCTTATTTGCTCTTCTATGTCAGCTATTTCTTCCTTCTTGCGGTCTCTTTCTATTATTTTCTTTTGAATGATATTCATAAGTGTTCTTTCTGCATAGCTTTCACCTGTGGAGCTTGTCTGAACTCTCTCCTCATATGTTATTGCTCGAGACTCTTCTGGAATTTCTATATCAGTTGTCTTTAATTGCTGTTCAATCTGATCTACTTGCCTTTTTAATATACTTGCTTTATGTTTAAGACTATTTATTACTCTATCCTTCTTAAAATAATTATATATTTTACGTTCTGTAGTTTTAAATATTTCTTTGTCCAAATTATCAACTCCTTAAATAATAAAATGGGTGAACGAAATGGGCACCCCTAGTAGGTTGTTTCTTTCTTGCAATCTTTTATTATTATTTGATTATTATTTGATAATACAAGGTGCTAGATGTACCTAACACCCTATATATTTAATACCAATTGCCCACTTTCTAGCTCTTTAAAGTTTATAATTTCTGCATCTGTCTTATATATTCCGCACCATATACCGCTATTGAATATAATATAATGGTTTTCTGTCTCGAAGTTAACTTTATATTCCTTCTTAAGTTCTAGTGGTATACCTGGTGTAGCTTTTATTATTCTTACTTGCATTTATACCATTCCTAACTTCAAATGCGTAATAGATTTGCATTGTGAACTTAATCTTCATCCTCTGAAACTTGTTTCATTTCATCCATTAATGTTTTAAGTTCATTTAAATCTCTTATATAACATTCAAAACTTCTTAACTGAAACTTATCTGTTTTACGTAAACACCAATTTTCCCATTTTGATATATCTAGACTTGGGAATTTACTTTTCACAAGTTTAGTTAGTAGTTCTCTATTTTTGGGTGTATCTAATAAAACATATTCCATTCTGTCTTCTTGGACAAATTCATATCCGTCATCTATCATTTGATCTAACCGGCTTTTATGTTCTTTCTCTTCTGTAACTGGTCTTGTTGACTCAAAACTTATATCCATATCCTCCAAATTCATCACTTTCTTCTTTTCATATCACACAATAAACACATTTAAATCATAATTGGATTTAATAAATTTTCTTTGTATTCCGACGAAACTATTTATAAATTTTATTTAGTTCCCTTACTAAATCAGATATTTGTTGTACTTTTTCTAATACTGCATTGTATTCTTTTGTATCTCCATCGAAATTGCATTGTAACCCTTGCATTGTTGGAGTATCACAATAATTGAAACCTAATTCTTCACTATTCATATCAATCATTCCAATTAACTCTTTATCTCCTTTTTCAAATATATCAATAGTTAATCTTTTCATATTTATCCTCCTTAAAATTAATACGTAATATATTCATTTCCCGTAGTTAAAAGGGAATATCAGAATTATCCACTGGTGTTATATCCTCTTGCACTGGCACTCCAAAGTCTACATTTTCTATGTTAGAATCTTTGCCCCACTCAAGGAATTTAACTTCCTCAGCTACCACCTCAGTTACGTATCTTCTAGTACCATCTTTAGCATCATAAGATCTAGTTTGTATCCTTCCGCTAACTCCCATAAGTTTTCCTTTACTCATATAATTAGCCGTAGATTCTGCTTGTTTACCCCATACAACTATAGGAATAAAATCAGCTTCCTGTTGCCCTTCTTTTTTAAATCTTCTATCTACTGCCAAAGTAAAGTTACATGTTGCCGTACCTGTATTTGGTATATATTTCAGCTCTGGGTCCTTAGTTAATCTTCCGATAAGTATTGTTTTATTCATTTTATTACCTTCTTACATATTTTTTTATATAACATTCAGCACATAAAAGCGGAGAATGTTTTGTTATTGCTATATTAGACTCATCAACATACTGGTATATATGCCCTAAGCAAACACTTTTGCCACATTTAGAGCACTTTACAACTGTATCTCTTCCACATATCTCACACTTTTCATGTTTAGCCATTATTTATTAATCTCCTTGTCATAGCAATCTCTATCTCCAATAACATACTGTACTGCTAATCTATTAAGTATATGAGTAAAGCTTATTGCATCCTCATTTGTAATTGTCAATTTTTCAAATAGCATTTTATGAGCTAATAAAATAGCTGTGAAAAGTTCATTTCCTTCTATACTTGCTATATCTATTTTCTGAACTGGTTCCTGTTCTTCTTCATCACAAAATAAATTTGCTAATGCGCTATAAACATTAATTGCTGTTTCTTCGGTTTTATTTAATTTTTTCATTATAATTACCTTCCTTTATTCTCTATATTTTAATTTTAAATTCTAATTCTTAGTAACTTGAGCGATTTTACGCTCTTTGAAATATTTTTATTCGTTTTCTAATTCTAAATTAAACATTTCGTATTCATACTTAGTTACTTCTTTATAATTTAATAATGTAAAATATCCTTCTTCATTTCTATTTTTCCTTTTAATTGCTTTGAAAGGATGTTCTTTAAACACATCATGACATTTTATAGTCCCGAATTCAGTTGTTTGTTCATAAGCTGCCCAATAAAATTTCATATTCTTTCCTCCTATATCTTAGTTTGAACTTTTAATATGCTCTGCATTGCTGATAATTCGTTGCTTAATGCCATTAGCATGTCTCTTGATGCTTTATATGTCTGCTCTGCTAGGTCTCTACTAAACTTTAAGCCTGCTACATTACCACGTGCTACATCTGGTATTAATGTTACACTCATACCCTCGGTCTTAAGCTTAACTATTTCTTTTGATAATGCGATTCTGTATTCTTTTTCCGCTGATGCAAACTCCTTAGCTTTTTGAGTTATATAGTCTACACCTTTATCTAGTCGCTTTGATGTATTCCAAATTGCTTCTGTAACCTCTATAGTTTCTATTGCCATCTACTCACCACCATAAGCATATTTACATTTACAATGTTCTCCTGTAGGCTTAGGCACATCATATTGTTTAAGCAGTTTATAAACCCTACAATGTTTACTATGCCTTTTGCAGTCTCTACAGCTTGTATCTATTGCTAACTCTATTAAGTTATAAAGTTCTTCTTTTTTAACTACTTTTACATCTTTTAAATCTTCGTTTATATATAAATCCCTTTGATTAGTTTTTCTAGTTAGTTCCGCCATCCTGCTATATATTTTCTTTATTCTTTCTTTAGAAATACGATTTTCCATAAGTGCTACACTTAATGTTTCTGAAATAATGTCCCAAGTATATCTGTTTATTTCCTTTAGCTTCTTCTCTTTTTCGTCTGCTTCATTCTGTAATAATTCTTGAGCTCTGCTTATTTCCAACATAGTTTTAGTCCTTATATAGTTATTTAAAGCATGACTTTCT is from Clostridium acetobutylicum ATCC 824 and encodes:
- a CDS encoding single-stranded DNA-binding protein, with the protein product MNKTILIGRLTKDPELKYIPNTGTATCNFTLAVDRRFKKEGQQEADFIPIVVWGKQAESTANYMSKGKLMGVSGRIQTRSYDAKDGTRRYVTEVVAEEVKFLEWGKDSNIENVDFGVPVQEDITPVDNSDIPF
- a CDS encoding Zn-finger containing protein yields the protein MAKHEKCEICGRDTVVKCSKCGKSVCLGHIYQYVDESNIAITKHSPLLCAECYIKKYVRR
- a CDS encoding DUF5651 domain-containing protein codes for the protein MDLEKQVQGILSKLNFIESHALNNYIRTKTMLEISRAQELLQNEADEKEKKLKEINRYTWDIISETLSVALMENRISKERIKKIYSRMAELTRKTNQRDLYINEDLKDVKVVKKEELYNLIELAIDTSCRDCKRHSKHCRVYKLLKQYDVPKPTGEHCKCKYAYGGE